In Lysobacterales bacterium, the genomic stretch TCGTTGATCGAGTAGCCCATCACCGAGAGGATGCCGGCGAGCACGTTGAGGTCGAACTCCTTGCCGGTGACCGAGAAGTAGCCGGTGCAGATGATCACGTCGTGCATGGTCGCCAGGATCGCCGCGATCGCAAACTTCCACTCGAAGCGGATGGAGATGTAGAGCAGGAAGCCGAACGCGACGAAGATCACTGCGATCACGCCCTGTTCGGCCAGCTCCTTGCCGACCTGCGGCCCGACGAAGTCGGCGCGCGTGAGCTTGGCTGGATTGCCCTCGATCCGTGCCGCGGCCAGCACCGAGTCGCCGGTTTTCTCAGCATTGACCTGGCCCGCGAGCGGCTGCAGTCGCACGACGATGTCGTTCGAGGCACCGAAGGTCTGCACCTGGGCGCTTTCGAAACCGGCTGCTTCCAGCTTGCCGCGCAGGTCGCCAATATCGACTTCCTTCTCGAACTTGAGTTCGACGACGGTGCCGCCGGTGAAGTCGAGCGCAAACTTGAGGCCGCGCACGGTGAGCGAGCCGATCGCGATCACCAACAGCGCGATGGCGATGCCGAGCGACACTTTGCGCAGGCGCATGAAGTCGAACTTGCTGTCATACGGAAAAAGATTCACGTCGGATCTCCGGGTCAGATCGACAGGCGCGCAAGTTTCTTGCGGCCGCTGTAGAAGAGCGAGGCGATGCCGCGCGATACCGAGACCGCGGTGTACATCGAGGTCAGGATGCCGACGCACAGCGAGAGTGCGAAGCCGCGGATCGGGCCGGAGCCGAACGAGAACAACGCGATGCCGCCGAGCAGGGCAGTGACGTTGGCGTCGAGGATGGTGCCCGATGCTTTCTCATAGCCGACCGCGATGCTCGCAAGCGGCGAGGTGCCGGCGCGCAATTCTTCGCGGATGCGTTCGTTGATCAGCACGTTGGCATCGACCGACATGCCGATGGTGAGCGCGATGCCGGCGAGACCGGGCAAGGTCAGGGTGGCGCCGAACAGCGACATTACCGCGACCACCAGCAGCAGGTTCAAAAGCACCGCAAGATTGGTGACGATGCCGAACATCTTGTAGTAAATGACGAAGAATGCCATCACGAACAGGAACGAGTAGAACACCGCATCGACGCCGGCCTCGATGTTGTCGCGACCGAGGCTCGGTCCGATGATGCGTTCCTCGACGATGTCGATCGGCGCCGACAGCGAGCCGGCGCGCAGCAGCAGCGCGAGTTCGTCGGCCTCGGCCTTTTGCAGGCCGGTGGTCAGGAAGCTCTTGCCGAACGGCTCGCGGATGTTGGCGATGCTGATCACTTCTTCCTTGATCCGCGCCGAGCGCACTTCCTTGCCGTCGACCATCCGGGTTTCCGGAATGCGCTCGATGAACACCACGGCCAGCGGGCGGCCGACGTTTTCCTCGGTCACCTGCAGCATCTTGCTGCCGCCGGCATTGTTCAGACGGATCGAGACGGCGGGGGTGCCGCTGTCCGAGTCGATGATGCTGGTGGCGGTGACGATCTCGTCGCCTTGGGCGATGACGCGGCGACTGAGCAGCACCGGTTGGCCGTCGCGCGTGTAGTAGAGCCGCGCACCGGCTGGAACGCGGCCGGTCTGCACCGCCTCCATGACGCGCGACGCATTCTCGACGTCGGACAAACGATATTCCAGCGTAGCGGTGGCGCCGAGGATCTTCTTCGCGGCGGCGGTATCCTGGATGCCGGGCAGTTGCACCGCGATGCGCGCTGCGCCCTGGCGCTGGATCACCGGTTCGGCCACACCAAGCGCGTTGATGCGGTTGCGCAGCGTCGACAGGTTCTGGTCGATCACCTGGT encodes the following:
- the secF gene encoding protein translocase subunit SecF, which gives rise to MNLFPYDSKFDFMRLRKVSLGIAIALLVIAIGSLTVRGLKFALDFTGGTVVELKFEKEVDIGDLRGKLEAAGFESAQVQTFGASNDIVVRLQPLAGQVNAEKTGDSVLAAARIEGNPAKLTRADFVGPQVGKELAEQGVIAVIFVAFGFLLYISIRFEWKFAIAAILATMHDVIICTGYFSVTGKEFDLNVLAGILSVMGYSINDTIVVFDRVRENFRGLHRLEAYEVLNRSVNQTLSRTIITSFVALLTVLALYFFGGSALRGMAESQIIGIIIGTLSSIFVACPLLLWFGTTRIDLLPRAKDDADLARRP
- the secD gene encoding protein translocase subunit SecD codes for the protein MTLEYPNWKKAIIFVVLAFGLLYSLPNLYRQDPAVQISASRGAVLDETIKDKVQGDLERAKIGFKAIELSEKRLLVRLLDGDTQLRASELLHGSLGENYTVALNLASTVPSWLTRFGAHPMTLGLDLQGGVHFLMEVDRKSVIEHADERLVDDIKTTLRDRNIRGTAARADNGVLVTLRSDEDRKRAASEIANLAPGVVIEDVAGSLDSFPLSVKVPDEARIAAMDQVIDQNLSTLRNRINALGVAEPVIQRQGAARIAVQLPGIQDTAAAKKILGATATLEYRLSDVENASRVMEAVQTGRVPAGARLYYTRDGQPVLLSRRVIAQGDEIVTATSIIDSDSGTPAVSIRLNNAGGSKMLQVTEENVGRPLAVVFIERIPETRMVDGKEVRSARIKEEVISIANIREPFGKSFLTTGLQKAEADELALLLRAGSLSAPIDIVEERIIGPSLGRDNIEAGVDAVFYSFLFVMAFFVIYYKMFGIVTNLAVLLNLLLVVAVMSLFGATLTLPGLAGIALTIGMSVDANVLINERIREELRAGTSPLASIAVGYEKASGTILDANVTALLGGIALFSFGSGPIRGFALSLCVGILTSMYTAVSVSRGIASLFYSGRKKLARLSI